One stretch of Methyloversatilis sp. RAC08 DNA includes these proteins:
- the prsT gene encoding XrtA/PEP-CTERM system TPR-repeat protein PrsT, whose protein sequence is MNRFLPRERIPVSRLAAALCCVALLAACDRNLPPAELVAEARAAISRNDYQTASIQLKNALQQDASNAAARYELGRVNFKLGDMPSAIKELQRARDLNHDEGEVVPLLARAMVESGSFVDVISNFASTKMPTPQSEADLKAALGYAYMATRNNEAAAASFDQAIAIDNQHLYASLGKARLAAVTKDVDGARRLLDNVMTADSANENAWFLDAELKNAKGQFEEALASYRKVYEIKPNNVRARYIVVHTLSIQDKFAEARVELAALKKAVPQAPEVLYLESFLLVKERKFSEARQTLNKLLSLAPDYIPALGLAALTEFELKSHAQAERHGEKVLAAGGDSLFIRKILIGSYLQTGRVAKAQQTLDPLLQKLPENAEVQALAGQVFLMAGDTERAAKAFAVSARLKPDDSVSQSRLGLSRLAAGDRTGGIAALENAVRLEGDDTRPDVLLIVAHLRNRDADKALVAIDALEKKKPGDPMTPNLRGTAYLLKKDSDKARASFEKALEIEPSFFPAASNLARIDLLDKDTAAAESRFRGILTKSPQHPDALLALAGLKARTREGAPEALALLEQAVKANAKLTAPRTALVELLSVMGERKKALVAASDAAAAMPDDTQMLELLASTQALAGETDAAILTREKLVARSPATAQPLLRLAATQQVAKRESEALQNVRKALTLEPGSLDAQSMLIAIHLERGALDDALKVTRDIQRQNPDLALGYAMEGEVLSRTGKADAAVKPYRDALARERNAGNVIRLHSALLRSSNGAADAKAVVDGWLKDKPEDNAVPAYLAEYALSQKRYDEASQRYEALLKRVPNDPVVLNNLAWLAAQRNDGKAKGYAERAYAVAPNNPSVLDTYGTILFDSGETERGLTMLKQAVAAAPGAHDLRLNLAQRLAKAGMKSEARKELEPLVALGDKFARSAEVSELMKNL, encoded by the coding sequence CTACCGCGTGAACGCATTCCGGTGAGCCGCCTTGCGGCCGCCTTGTGTTGCGTTGCGCTGCTTGCTGCATGCGACCGGAACCTGCCGCCCGCGGAACTCGTTGCCGAAGCGCGTGCCGCCATTTCACGCAATGATTATCAGACGGCTTCCATCCAGCTCAAGAACGCCTTGCAGCAGGACGCCAGCAACGCCGCGGCGCGCTACGAGCTCGGGCGCGTCAATTTCAAACTCGGCGACATGCCTTCGGCGATCAAGGAACTGCAGCGCGCCCGCGACCTGAATCACGACGAGGGCGAGGTCGTTCCCTTGCTGGCGCGTGCCATGGTGGAAAGCGGAAGCTTCGTCGATGTCATTTCGAATTTTGCTTCGACGAAAATGCCCACGCCGCAGTCTGAAGCCGATCTGAAGGCGGCGCTCGGCTATGCGTACATGGCAACCCGAAACAATGAGGCGGCGGCGGCAAGTTTCGATCAGGCGATCGCCATCGACAATCAGCATCTCTACGCCAGTCTGGGCAAGGCGAGGCTGGCTGCCGTGACCAAGGACGTCGACGGCGCACGTCGGTTGCTCGATAACGTGATGACAGCCGATTCGGCAAACGAGAATGCCTGGTTTCTCGACGCCGAGCTGAAGAACGCAAAGGGACAGTTCGAAGAGGCGTTGGCGTCCTATCGAAAAGTCTATGAAATCAAACCTAACAATGTTCGTGCGCGCTACATCGTTGTGCACACGCTTTCCATTCAGGACAAGTTCGCCGAAGCCCGGGTCGAGCTCGCAGCGTTGAAGAAGGCGGTTCCCCAAGCGCCTGAAGTGCTCTATCTGGAAAGTTTTCTGCTCGTCAAGGAACGCAAGTTCTCCGAGGCGCGGCAGACGCTGAACAAGCTGCTGTCGCTTGCGCCGGACTATATTCCGGCACTTGGTCTGGCGGCCCTGACCGAATTCGAGTTGAAGTCGCACGCACAGGCCGAACGGCACGGTGAAAAGGTGTTGGCCGCGGGCGGCGATTCGCTGTTCATCCGCAAGATCTTGATCGGTTCATATCTGCAGACCGGGCGTGTTGCCAAAGCGCAGCAGACCCTCGACCCGCTGTTGCAGAAACTCCCCGAAAACGCCGAGGTACAGGCCCTGGCTGGTCAGGTATTCCTGATGGCAGGGGATACCGAACGAGCCGCAAAGGCCTTCGCAGTGTCAGCCCGACTAAAGCCGGATGACTCGGTGTCCCAATCCAGACTGGGCCTGAGCCGCCTGGCTGCAGGAGATCGCACGGGCGGCATCGCTGCACTGGAAAATGCAGTACGCCTAGAGGGGGATGACACGCGCCCCGATGTTCTCTTGATTGTTGCACATCTGCGTAATCGCGATGCGGACAAGGCGCTCGTCGCAATCGATGCACTGGAAAAGAAGAAACCGGGCGACCCCATGACGCCGAATCTGAGGGGTACGGCTTATCTGCTGAAGAAGGACTCCGACAAGGCCCGCGCGAGCTTCGAAAAGGCGCTTGAAATAGAACCTTCATTCTTCCCGGCCGCATCGAACCTCGCCCGAATCGATCTGCTGGACAAAGATACGGCTGCTGCCGAGTCCCGCTTTCGCGGCATATTGACGAAGTCGCCACAGCATCCGGATGCGCTGCTTGCGCTGGCGGGTTTGAAAGCACGTACGCGGGAAGGCGCGCCGGAGGCCCTCGCGCTGCTCGAGCAGGCGGTGAAGGCAAACGCCAAGTTGACTGCGCCCCGCACGGCGCTCGTCGAGCTGCTGTCTGTAATGGGAGAACGGAAGAAAGCGCTGGTGGCTGCAAGCGACGCGGCCGCAGCCATGCCGGACGACACGCAAATGCTCGAATTGCTTGCATCGACCCAGGCGCTTGCCGGAGAGACTGACGCGGCGATCCTGACGCGGGAAAAACTGGTTGCGCGATCACCTGCAACTGCGCAGCCGCTGCTGCGCCTTGCCGCAACACAGCAGGTGGCAAAGCGCGAATCGGAAGCGCTGCAGAACGTACGCAAGGCGCTGACGCTGGAGCCCGGGTCGCTGGACGCGCAAAGTATGCTGATTGCGATCCACCTCGAACGAGGTGCGCTCGACGATGCGCTGAAGGTTACGCGGGACATTCAGCGCCAGAATCCCGATCTGGCGCTGGGCTATGCAATGGAAGGTGAAGTGCTTTCCAGGACGGGCAAAGCTGACGCGGCCGTAAAGCCGTACCGTGATGCGCTCGCCCGTGAGCGCAACGCCGGCAACGTCATCAGGCTGCACAGCGCGCTGCTCCGTTCGAGTAACGGCGCTGCGGATGCCAAGGCTGTCGTGGATGGCTGGTTGAAGGACAAGCCGGAAGACAATGCTGTGCCGGCTTACCTTGCGGAGTACGCGTTGTCCCAGAAGCGTTATGACGAGGCCAGCCAGCGTTATGAAGCGCTGCTCAAGCGAGTGCCGAACGATCCGGTCGTGCTGAACAACCTCGCTTGGCTGGCGGCACAGCGTAACGACGGCAAAGCGAAGGGCTACGCCGAGCGGGCATATGCGGTAGCGCCCAACAACCCTTCCGTACTTGACACCTACGGCACCATCCTGTTCGACAGCGGTGAGACAGAACGAGGCCTGACGATGCTGAAACAGGCCGTCGCCGCGGCGCCGGGCGCGCACGATCTGCGACTGAATCTCGCGCAGCGGCTGGCCAAGGCAGGCATGAAGTCGGAAGCGCGCAAGGAGCTTGAACCCCTGGTGGCACTGGGTGACAAGTTTGCGCGGTCGGCGGAAGTGTCCGAACTGATGAAGAACCTTTGA